One segment of Paenibacillus sp. FSL R7-0337 DNA contains the following:
- a CDS encoding S-layer homology domain-containing protein: MNSRKYVISISRLLVIIMLFSIFTYTPVPAAAAGEEPSVELSDLIAEAEALKTGNAEFPLQVSHSVYGAVYGSDVQQAFPWVHVDELQALNDAIELARNANTPDGEAIAALKEAIMNFTKNIKSDGSDPYFRLDPGPGKVSVKVTAPTNTWTARTPLDNRVPADFAGGTFKTITYPFADAQGKAEVLQINYAHNGKSTFGGISLESPLSPAVNVTSGSTIEFDVYYPKSAQGKFMRWRVRNTNENLDSYLRDYQYNNLNPDWVGSYNGESWLKAHHSITASAGNSSNFILELHGENARPEETGMLLVSNIEITAPDPNGEALSNVVNKENQSAVAPLKSVYNKKNGLFMVGAIGTGPVTGTRANHYEIFVDGNNLKADGTHPRGPEWLKNVNGEAMKGATTAPGLEEYSFPTNAYQAIRDSGTPGQYKSHGHVLAWYNQAPGWMAQMIPASLPSGYNGSAEFYGLGNGVTTTVKVDKEMARRVQFNHTMYVMRHFLTTDTKYGSSEARGVIPFNSWDVLNEEVHESRHSEISLKDSNSWRTSLKHTNWLVAMSDDEIGGDITDHYVYLLFKNAHIAAPNAKMAEAYKANYANLPEYMKLDGHDNKGSIDSYIVDNPPKLTYNDYGLATRSKARTVYNMVLELNTAWRSDPLYDGRPLIEDIGIQGHDMVGKTLASDNQYAMALYASLVDRGLLSGITYSELDLKVPTDAPGGGATAPAVLNVRQSDALGYQYALLYKMFNKFAPYIDHIISWGVSGSGWQGSYVLFDGQSNANAGYYGAMKPDRFLLGHSYLEDYFAGEYQAIGNNAIDLGDLGVYTPNSVNADLRSLSLSAGTLEPAFNASTTEYNVSLKDVSSITVTAAAADSRSTIKVNDTVVASGAASEAITLTPGTKTDIKVEVTGADGRVKTYTLKVTNSKTETPSTPEPGTPSPTPSPTPEPATPEPATPAPATSAPGSYATSAPAASPTPAAPVVEGQKVTMQATVNNGTASVKVSDLAQAKEFIGKNVTLDIPAVQGVNSYSVGLPAAALTSGTKDNKLTVSTEFGQVVIPGNMLTGTPESSSKEVALEIGKGDKAKLPAEVKEELGDRPIIQLSLKVDGKETAWSNPGAPVTVSVPYQPSADELKNPEMIVVRYIDGSGKVMTVPSGRYASKTGMVTFTTTHFSDFAVAYVSKTFTDLGKTAWAKNAVEVLASKDILMTEGQVFHPSTDITRADFLYSLVRALGLTAKTDGNFSDVQKNAYYYNELAIAKALGIANGLDNGSFGSGQKITRQDMMVLTERALKLEKKLNTQGTAADLQKFSDKSKVASYAVNSVAAMVKEGLIQGSGNKINPAGNTTRAEAAVFLYRLYNK; this comes from the coding sequence ATGAACAGTAGAAAATATGTAATCAGCATCTCCCGCCTTCTCGTCATCATCATGTTGTTCTCCATCTTCACGTATACTCCCGTCCCGGCTGCTGCGGCTGGAGAGGAACCGTCCGTTGAACTGAGCGACCTCATTGCTGAGGCCGAGGCTCTAAAAACCGGCAATGCGGAGTTCCCGCTCCAAGTCAGCCATTCTGTGTATGGAGCTGTCTATGGTTCTGACGTGCAGCAGGCTTTTCCTTGGGTGCATGTTGATGAGCTCCAAGCTCTGAATGATGCGATTGAACTCGCACGTAATGCGAACACTCCCGATGGCGAAGCTATTGCAGCACTTAAAGAAGCGATAATGAATTTCACCAAAAATATTAAGTCAGACGGCTCCGATCCGTATTTCCGTCTTGATCCGGGTCCGGGTAAGGTTTCTGTAAAAGTTACCGCGCCCACTAATACATGGACGGCTAGAACTCCGCTGGACAATCGTGTTCCCGCTGACTTTGCCGGCGGCACATTCAAGACGATAACGTATCCTTTTGCAGATGCCCAAGGTAAAGCGGAAGTGCTTCAGATTAATTACGCCCACAACGGAAAAAGCACCTTCGGCGGCATAAGTCTGGAATCCCCGTTGTCCCCGGCCGTCAATGTCACATCGGGTTCAACGATTGAATTCGATGTCTACTATCCGAAGAGTGCGCAAGGCAAATTCATGAGATGGAGAGTCAGAAATACCAATGAAAACCTGGACAGCTACCTCAGAGATTACCAGTACAATAACCTGAACCCTGACTGGGTGGGCAGCTACAATGGTGAATCCTGGCTGAAGGCGCATCACAGTATTACCGCATCAGCTGGAAATTCCTCGAATTTCATTCTTGAGCTGCATGGCGAGAATGCCCGTCCTGAAGAAACTGGTATGCTACTGGTCTCTAACATCGAGATTACCGCACCAGATCCGAATGGCGAGGCCCTTTCGAACGTAGTTAACAAGGAAAACCAGAGTGCCGTAGCGCCTCTAAAGAGTGTGTACAATAAGAAAAATGGCCTGTTCATGGTCGGCGCGATCGGCACCGGGCCTGTAACCGGAACCAGAGCCAATCACTATGAGATCTTCGTCGACGGCAACAATCTGAAGGCCGACGGCACGCATCCCCGTGGTCCCGAATGGCTGAAGAACGTGAACGGTGAGGCCATGAAAGGCGCAACCACTGCCCCTGGCTTAGAGGAATACAGCTTCCCGACGAACGCTTATCAGGCGATCCGGGATTCGGGAACTCCCGGACAGTACAAGTCTCACGGTCATGTTCTGGCTTGGTATAACCAGGCCCCTGGTTGGATGGCGCAGATGATCCCTGCAAGCCTGCCCTCCGGGTATAACGGCAGTGCCGAGTTCTACGGACTTGGCAACGGCGTCACGACTACGGTTAAGGTAGACAAAGAAATGGCGAGAAGAGTGCAGTTCAACCACACCATGTATGTGATGCGGCACTTCCTGACTACAGATACGAAGTACGGGTCCAGCGAAGCCCGTGGCGTCATTCCGTTCAATTCGTGGGATGTGCTGAACGAAGAGGTACACGAAAGCCGCCACAGCGAGATTTCCCTTAAGGATTCGAACAGCTGGAGAACGAGCCTGAAGCATACCAACTGGCTGGTGGCCATGTCCGATGATGAGATTGGCGGCGACATCACCGATCATTACGTGTACCTGCTGTTCAAAAATGCGCACATCGCGGCGCCCAACGCCAAGATGGCGGAAGCTTACAAAGCCAATTACGCTAACCTTCCGGAGTATATGAAGCTGGATGGACACGACAATAAAGGCAGCATTGACAGCTACATCGTTGACAATCCTCCGAAGCTGACGTACAACGATTACGGGCTTGCGACCCGTAGTAAAGCCAGAACTGTATACAATATGGTTCTCGAATTAAATACCGCATGGCGCTCCGATCCGCTGTATGACGGAAGACCCCTGATCGAAGACATCGGAATCCAGGGACATGATATGGTAGGTAAAACCCTTGCAAGCGACAACCAGTATGCGATGGCCCTCTATGCCTCTCTCGTTGACCGGGGCCTGCTGTCGGGTATTACCTATTCAGAGCTTGATCTTAAGGTGCCGACCGATGCCCCTGGAGGAGGCGCAACCGCTCCGGCAGTGCTTAATGTCAGACAGTCGGACGCTCTTGGTTATCAGTACGCACTGCTCTACAAAATGTTCAATAAGTTCGCCCCGTATATCGACCACATCATCAGCTGGGGCGTGAGTGGTTCCGGATGGCAGGGGAGCTATGTTCTGTTTGACGGCCAAAGTAATGCGAATGCCGGGTACTATGGCGCTATGAAGCCGGACCGGTTCCTTCTGGGACATTCGTATCTGGAGGATTATTTTGCAGGCGAATATCAGGCCATCGGGAATAATGCCATCGACCTTGGCGATCTTGGAGTCTATACACCTAATAGCGTGAACGCTGACCTCAGAAGCTTGTCCTTGAGTGCAGGAACACTCGAGCCAGCGTTCAATGCGTCCACCACAGAGTATAATGTGTCCCTGAAGGATGTCAGCAGCATTACTGTGACAGCAGCGGCGGCAGACAGCAGGTCAACCATCAAAGTCAACGATACGGTGGTTGCCAGCGGTGCAGCTTCCGAAGCTATAACGCTGACACCGGGCACCAAAACAGATATAAAGGTTGAGGTCACAGGGGCAGACGGCAGGGTCAAGACTTATACCCTGAAAGTAACCAACAGTAAGACAGAGACTCCGTCCACTCCCGAACCTGGAACACCATCACCAACACCATCACCAACACCTGAACCAGCAACACCTGAACCAGCAACACCTGCGCCTGCAACGTCTGCACCTGGCAGCTATGCAACGTCTGCACCAGCAGCTTCTCCAACACCAGCAGCACCCGTTGTAGAAGGTCAGAAAGTAACCATGCAGGCAACAGTGAACAATGGGACTGCATCAGTTAAGGTATCGGATCTGGCACAAGCAAAGGAATTCATCGGGAAAAATGTGACGCTGGACATCCCTGCCGTGCAAGGAGTGAATTCATACTCGGTAGGCTTGCCTGCTGCAGCACTGACCAGCGGAACCAAGGATAACAAACTGACTGTTTCCACCGAATTCGGTCAGGTCGTCATCCCCGGTAATATGTTGACAGGCACACCTGAAAGCAGCAGCAAGGAAGTAGCGCTGGAGATTGGAAAAGGTGACAAGGCCAAGCTCCCGGCGGAAGTAAAAGAGGAACTAGGCGATAGACCGATCATTCAGCTTAGCCTTAAGGTAGATGGCAAAGAAACAGCCTGGAGTAATCCCGGGGCACCTGTAACCGTATCCGTGCCCTACCAGCCGTCTGCGGACGAATTGAAGAATCCGGAAATGATAGTTGTGCGGTATATTGACGGAAGCGGGAAGGTTATGACCGTACCAAGCGGACGTTATGCTTCCAAGACCGGTATGGTAACCTTCACAACCACTCATTTCAGCGATTTCGCAGTAGCTTATGTATCCAAGACATTCACAGATCTCGGAAAAACAGCATGGGCCAAAAATGCGGTCGAAGTCCTTGCATCGAAGGATATTCTCATGACAGAGGGTCAGGTATTCCATCCGTCAACGGATATCACCAGAGCAGATTTCCTGTATTCCCTTGTCAGAGCACTTGGGTTGACTGCGAAGACAGATGGCAATTTCAGCGATGTACAGAAGAATGCTTACTACTATAATGAACTTGCCATTGCCAAAGCGCTTGGAATTGCGAATGGCCTGGATAACGGCAGCTTCGGCAGCGGTCAGAAGATCACCCGGCAGGACATGATGGTGTTGACCGAACGGGCCTTGAAGCTGGAGAAAAAGCTGAATACCCAGGGTACAGCTGCGGATCTGCAGAAATTCTCCGACAAGTCCAAGGTGGCTTCCTATGCAGTGAACAGCGTAGCGGCCATGGTGAAGGAAGGGCTTATCCAAGGCAGCGGTAACAAGATCAATCCGGCCGGCAACACCACCAGAGCAGAAGCGGCGGTCTTCCTCTACAGATTGTACAATAAGTAA
- a CDS encoding SDR family oxidoreductase, giving the protein MTIAIVTGGSNGIGKATALELGKRGINVILTYNSYKDRAEDVVQEIEKNAGVRAVALKLDLTQISTFAGFIHEVKESLHNIWNRTTFDYLVNNGGIGGPMLFTEMSEEYFDKILNTNFKGPVFLTQQLAGFMEDAGAIVNTTSSSKNQSFPGYSVYGSLKAAFSTWTRYIAKELAPRQIRVNAVSPGPTHSNFGDGVFDKHPEFIKPLAEQSVFGRIGHPEDIARVIVSLLSDEFGWVTAQDIEVSGGHLL; this is encoded by the coding sequence ATGACAATTGCGATAGTAACGGGTGGAAGTAATGGCATTGGAAAAGCGACGGCGCTGGAGCTTGGCAAGCGTGGAATTAACGTCATTCTCACCTACAATTCCTATAAGGACCGTGCAGAAGATGTCGTACAGGAAATCGAGAAAAATGCAGGTGTCCGGGCAGTCGCACTGAAGCTGGATCTGACGCAGATATCAACCTTTGCAGGCTTTATTCATGAAGTGAAAGAGAGTCTCCACAACATTTGGAACCGGACAACCTTTGATTACTTGGTGAATAATGGCGGTATTGGCGGACCCATGCTGTTCACTGAGATGAGTGAAGAATATTTCGACAAGATTCTGAATACAAACTTCAAAGGACCGGTTTTTCTAACACAGCAGCTTGCCGGATTCATGGAGGACGCCGGAGCTATTGTAAATACCACGAGTTCATCCAAAAATCAATCATTTCCGGGCTACTCCGTCTATGGCTCGTTAAAAGCAGCCTTCTCAACCTGGACCCGCTACATTGCCAAAGAGCTTGCACCGCGCCAAATTCGGGTCAACGCCGTGTCGCCTGGTCCTACGCACAGCAATTTCGGCGATGGAGTATTCGATAAACATCCCGAATTCATTAAGCCGCTGGCGGAGCAATCTGTATTCGGCAGAATCGGCCACCCCGAAGATATAGCGAGGGTTATTGTGAGCTTGTTGTCTGATGAGTTCGGATGGGTTACAGCCCAGGACATTGAAGTGTCTGGCGGGCATTTGCTTTAA